The nucleotide window GGTCGCCACCCCCACCCTGCTGGTCCGGGCCACCCGGCCGACGCCCGCGATGGCGGCGGGCGCGGCCCCGGACGAGTGGCGCACCTCCTGGCCGCTGCCGCACACGCGGGTCGACGTCCCCGGCGACCACTTCTCGCTCATGGGGGAACACACCCCCACCACGGCGGCGGCCGTCCGCGCCTGGATCGATTCCCTCGGCCGTACGGGCGCCGCGTCGGCGCCGAACACAGGAACAGAAGGAGAGCGGTGAACCCCGACCACGAGACAGGGAAGACAGGAAAGTCGGTGGAAACCGAGGAGTTCGACGTGATCGTCGTGGGCGGCGGCCCGGCCGGGTCGACCGCCGCCACGGCCGTCGCACTGCGGGGTCACCGCGTCCTCCTGCTGGAGCAGCAGACGTTTCCCCGGTACCAGATCGGCGAGTCGCTGCTCCCCTCCACCGTGCACGGGGTGTGCCGCATCCTGGGCGTCGAGGAGGAGGTCGCGCGGGCCGGCTTCAAGACGAAGCGCGGCGGGACCTTCCGCTGGGGCCGGAACCCGGACCCGTGGCAGTTCTCCTTCGCTCTGTCCCCCCGGCTGGCCGACCCGACCTCCTTCGCCTACCAGGTCGAGCGGTCCCGGTTCGACGCGATCCTGCTGGACAACGCCCGCCGGGTCGGCGTCGACGTTCGGGAGGGCTGCCGGGTCAAGGGCGTGCTCGGCGACGAGGAGCGCGTCAGGGGCGTCGGCTGGACGGGCCCCGCCGGGGAGACCCGCGAGGCCCGGGCCCGTTACGTCGTGGACGCGTCCGGCAACGGCAGCCGGATCCACGGCGAGGTCGGCGGCAGGCGGACGTACTCCGACTTCTTCCGGAACATCGCGGTGTTCGGCTACTTCGCCGGCGGCAAGCGGCTCCCGAAGCCCAACGACGGCAACATCTTCTGCGCCGCCTTCGACGAGGGCTGGCTCTGGTACATCCCGCTCCGCGACGACCTCACCAGCGTCGGAGCGGTGGTCGGCCGGGACAACGCCGCCGCGATCCAGCGGGACCCGGTGACGGCCTGGCGCGGGCTGATCGACTCCTGCCCGGAGGTCCGGGGCCTCCTGGACGGGGTGGCGCAGGCCACCGAGGCGCCGTACGACCAGGTGCGGGTCCGCAAGGACTGGTCGTACTGGAAGTCACAGCTGTGGCGGCCCGGCATGGTGCTGGTCGGCGACGCGGCGTGCTTCGTCGACCCTGTGCTGTCCTCCGGAGTGCACCTCGCCACGTACGGGGCCCTGCTCGCG belongs to Streptomyces graminofaciens and includes:
- a CDS encoding tryptophan 7-halogenase is translated as MNPDHETGKTGKSVETEEFDVIVVGGGPAGSTAATAVALRGHRVLLLEQQTFPRYQIGESLLPSTVHGVCRILGVEEEVARAGFKTKRGGTFRWGRNPDPWQFSFALSPRLADPTSFAYQVERSRFDAILLDNARRVGVDVREGCRVKGVLGDEERVRGVGWTGPAGETREARARYVVDASGNGSRIHGEVGGRRTYSDFFRNIAVFGYFAGGKRLPKPNDGNIFCAAFDEGWLWYIPLRDDLTSVGAVVGRDNAAAIQRDPVTAWRGLIDSCPEVRGLLDGVAQATEAPYDQVRVRKDWSYWKSQLWRPGMVLVGDAACFVDPVLSSGVHLATYGALLAARSINSGLAGNLDEGRLFDEFEARYRHEYGLFHEFLVSFYDMHQDERSYFWKARKVTHVDATEMEAFVELVGGLASGDTSLAGPGQAGARLTATASELDHAVGRLPDSDGLRNPLFESASIRQVFQEGTILQERGVFGGPLEKETPLHPGGLMASEDGLTWVTE